In one window of Chryseobacterium sp. JV274 DNA:
- a CDS encoding bacteriocin-like protein → MKNLKKLDRNELKAISGNGLLDPIGTLLGGLGGVVGGVVGGVGTIVGGVVTGVGSTVGGVVGGVSTVVTNALCQTQCVVNGVIHIKLLECGSTC, encoded by the coding sequence ATGAAAAACTTAAAAAAATTAGACAGAAACGAATTAAAAGCTATTTCAGGTAACGGATTACTAGATCCAATCGGTACTTTACTAGGTGGACTAGGAGGTGTAGTTGGTGGAGTAGTAGGCGGAGTAGGTACTATCGTAGGTGGTGTAGTTACTGGCGTAGGATCTACTGTTGGTGGTGTAGTTGGCGGTGTAAGCACTGTCGTAACTAACGCTTTATGCCAAACACAATGTGTTGTAAATGGTGTAATTCACATCAAATTACTTGAGTGTGGTTCTACTTGCTAA